A region of the Streptomyces sp. NBC_00442 genome:
GTGTGTCAGTCCTTGGCCCTCAGCAGGTCGTCGACCTTGCCGCGGATCTCGTCCGTGGCAAGACCCCGGATCGTCAGGGTCGTACGGCGGCGCAGTACGTCGTCGGCCGTCTCGGCCCACTCGTGGTCGCGTGCGTAGGCCACCTGCGCCCAGATCTCGGGGGCGTCCGGGTGGATGCGCTCGGCGAGCGCCGCGTCCTCGCCGGCCAGGCGGGCGATGTCGAAGGACAGCGAACCGTAGTGCGTGGCCAGGTGCTTGGCGGTGTCGGCCGCCATGCTCGCGCCGGGCGCCTGGGCGTCCACCATCAGGCGGTGGGCGACGGCGCGCGGGTTGGCGATGCCGGGCAGCGGCATCTTGCCGGGGAGCTCGGAGATGGGCTCGAAGTCGTTGCCGAGCGGGTGGCCCGGCAGCTGCTCCAGCTTCTTCATGACCGTACGGCCGATGTGGCGGAACGTCGTCCACTTGCCGCCGGCCACCGACAGCATGCCGCCGCGGCCCTCGGTGACGACCGTCTCACGCTTGGCCTTCGAGGTGTCGCCGGGCCCGCCGGGCAGGACGCGAAGTCCCGCGAAGGAGTAGGTGATCAGGTCGCGGGACAGCTGCTGGTCGCGGATCGAGAACGCGGCCTCGTCCAGGATCTGCGCGGTGTCCGCCTCGGTGACACGGACGTCCGCCGGGTCGCCCTCGAACTCCTCGTCCGTGGTGCCGAGCAGGAGCATGTCCTCCCACGGCAGCGCGAACGTGATGCGGTACTTGTCGATCGGGGTCGCCAGCGCCGCTTTCCAGGGGGCGGTCCGCTTGAGGACCAGGTGCGCGCCCTTGGACAGGCGTATGGAGGGCGCCGATGCCGGGTCCTCCATCTTGCGCAGGTGGTCGACCCAGGGGCCGGTCGCGTTGAGGACCAGGCGGGCGTCGACGCCGAACTCCTCGCCGTCCATGCGGTCCTTGAGGTCGGCGCCCGTGACCCGGCCCTTGGTGAAGCGCAGGCCCGTGACCTCGGCATGGTTGAGCACGACCGCGCCGGCCTCGACGGCGGCGCGCACGGTCATCAGGGCCATGCGGGCGTCGTTCATCTGGTCGTCGCCGTACACGGCCACGGCCTTCAGGTTGTCCGTACGCAGCTCCGGCACGTCCGCCGCGGCCTTCGCGGGGGAGAGCAGGTGGCCGACGCCGTCGCCGAAGGCGGACAGCGCCGAGTAGGCGAAGACGCCGGCACCCAGCTTGGCGGCGCCGTGCGGGCCGCCCTTGTACACGGGCAGGTAGAACGTGAGCGGGTTGGCGAGGTGCGGGGCCACCTGACGGGACACCGCACGCCGCTCGAAGTGGTTCTCCGCGACCAGCTTCACCGCGCCGGTCTGCAGGTAGCGCAGACCGCCGTGGAGCAGCTTGGAGGAGGCGGAGGAGGTGGCGCCGGCGAAGTCACCGGCGTCCACCAGAGCCACCCGCAGACCGGACTGCGCGGCGTGCCAGGCGGTGGAGATGCCCAGGATGCCGCCGCCGATGACCAGGAGGTCGTA
Encoded here:
- a CDS encoding glycerol-3-phosphate dehydrogenase/oxidase produces the protein MTTLQSVPALGTHPASGSTVSSFKAVSRAETREQLSKATYDLLVIGGGILGISTAWHAAQSGLRVALVDAGDFAGATSSASSKLLHGGLRYLQTGAVKLVAENHFERRAVSRQVAPHLANPLTFYLPVYKGGPHGAAKLGAGVFAYSALSAFGDGVGHLLSPAKAAADVPELRTDNLKAVAVYGDDQMNDARMALMTVRAAVEAGAVVLNHAEVTGLRFTKGRVTGADLKDRMDGEEFGVDARLVLNATGPWVDHLRKMEDPASAPSIRLSKGAHLVLKRTAPWKAALATPIDKYRITFALPWEDMLLLGTTDEEFEGDPADVRVTEADTAQILDEAAFSIRDQQLSRDLITYSFAGLRVLPGGPGDTSKAKRETVVTEGRGGMLSVAGGKWTTFRHIGRTVMKKLEQLPGHPLGNDFEPISELPGKMPLPGIANPRAVAHRLMVDAQAPGASMAADTAKHLATHYGSLSFDIARLAGEDAALAERIHPDAPEIWAQVAYARDHEWAETADDVLRRRTTLTIRGLATDEIRGKVDDLLRAKD